The Lysinibacillus irui sequence TGCATCTTCTGCTTCCAATCGAGTCGTCTTTACTTGCATAGTAGAAAGCCCCCTACATGTTAGTTTCTGTCTTTATTATATAACACAATGAAAAATAATCACGGAATTATACGAATTTTCATATAAGGTTGCGTTGTTACACGAAAATAGAAGGAAAAGATAGCATTTGTAATAGAACAGGGGGAAGAAATTTACTATTGTAAGAAAGTAAAAGATGTGAGAAACTAAATGTAAGAACATATGTTTCTTGTTTATGTAAGGAGCACTTGCTGCAAGAAGCGGGTGTGTGTAATGATAATACAGATTATCCGACACTAAATTAATTGTATTTAATTATGAACTGACGCACCCAAAATATAGTAAAATATAAACATACTACGCACAGTAAACAAGGAGGGGCCATATGGTGACACTCAAGGAAGCATGGGATAGTTACTTTTTACTGCTGCAATCACTAAAAAAAAGTGCTGCAACAAAAAAGCAGTACAACATGGATGGACAGCAATTTTTAACGTTTGCCCATGAACAGAAATACTTGTATGTGGATCATCAATTAAAGAATTTACTTAAGCTTTATAGTGACTATCTAAAGGAAACCTACAGCAATATCAATACATTTAATCATAAAATAGCGACTTTACGAGGCTTTGTTGACTTTATTTTTCTACGTGAATGGGTAAAGCCTTTTGATTATCAAGTTATATTACAGCCCAAAAAAAGACAAAAAGAGGCATTACAAGTACTGACAAATAAACAGATCATGCTCATTGCCAATGTTTGGCCAACTTATTTTCAATATGCCAAAACAGAGGAGCATGCCTGGCTGGCGAGACGTAATGGTGCCATTGTTCAAATGTTGATGGAAACAGGTTGTAAGCCAGCAGAGCTTGTGCGCATGAAATGGTCGCACATCATCGAAGAACATGCGACTATTTTTATTGCCAATCGGAATGGGCGTCGAGAAATAAAATGCTCAGCCGTACTTATGGACATGCTAGCACAATATAAAAAAGAGACAGCACACCTACATGGACAAGAGGTTGGGGAATGGATTTGGGTAAGTGAGGCGAGTGTGGCAAAGCCAATTTCAACGAAGACAGTGGAGCGTATTTTCCAAACGATGTCTCAAGATATAGGTAAAAATGTAAGAGCAACAGATTTGCGTTATACCGTTATGCAACGGTCATTTCAACAAGATAAAACACTGGAACATATTCAACAAGAAATGGGCTATGTACGGAAATGGGTGCTGACAGAAAGACAGCAGCGCTTCGAATAAAATCGGTGAGACCGCATTATATGACTTAAACGCAAAATCAGTGGAGCTTTTTTATGCCCCACTGACTCTTTCTTGTTCTTTATAAATGATTTAATGCTTTCACACTGACTTTTACCGTTAAATCATGCTTTCCTCCAGTATAAACTCCTTCTACAGGGCTTATATCACTATAGTCGCGACCAATACATAAAATAATATGGTTTTCTAAAACTTCCACATTATTTGTTGGATCAAGGCCAATCCAGCCTATACCTGGTATCATGACCTCTACCCATGCATGTGTCGCAATATCGCCAATAAGGGCCGAATTTTCATCTACATATAAGTAGCCACTGACATAACGAGCAGGGATTCCTTTTGCACGCAAAACAGCAAGCATTACATGGGTGAAATCCTGACAAACACCTCGTTTTAATGCAAAAGCCTCACTTGCTGTTGTTGTTACATCTGTTGCTGTTGGGTCATATTCAAAGCTTGCATATAAATATTGCATTAAATTAAGTGAAAAGAGCACAGGATTTTCAGCATGACCGATTGCATGATAGACTTCCTCTAATTGCTGATCCGTCATAAATGTAAAATGAGTTCCTTTTAAATACGGTAAATAATGCTCGTAAAATAGCTGTGAATGAAAGATTGTCTGCATTTCAGGCGAATACTGAATACGATGAATAAAGGGTGCACGCTGAATACTGACAATCGAGGATGTATGAATTTCTAATGTTTGATGCTGCTCTGGTATATAAAAAGACCCAACTGTATTACCCCATATATCTGTATGCTCACGGGTAAGAGAGGATGGCGTTATGGCAATTCGATAGGATAATAATCGCTGACGCTCATCACTACGTGGCTTTAAACGGATCGTATTTAAACTTTGGTCGACTTCAGATTCATATTGAAAAACGTTTGTATGCTGAATTTCAAATTTCATCGTGTCCGCTTCCTTCTGCTTACTGACTTGCCTGTTGAAAGGGAGCTGTGGTGGATTCCTTTCAAGGTTGTACGCTGGGTTCATATAAATGATAAATTGTCGAAAAAGTATCACTAAAAGCAATACATTGAGACAATCTTTCCTCCATTATAGTAATGGTTTCTTCAATAGTCATTTGCCAAAAATCAATGTGATCGATAGCTAAGATAAGGCTTCTAATATTCCATTGAAGTGTTAAAAATCTTGAGGATAGTGCATCATGTTCAATAGCCATTATCGCATCTTCTATTTTCTTTAAACAGTACATGACAGAACTTGGGCAATGCTCATCTTGTACTAAATAGCGAATGACCGTCTGTAAATTTGTTTGGCGATGCTTGCGCATAAAAGACTCCCTTGCTGCCGCAAGCTCTAATAAAAATGCACCATCACGTTCTTCTAACGATAATCCCGCTTGCTTTTGCTGTTCTACAATAATGACTGTCATGCGAATTGTTTTTTCTGCGCGCTCAAGCCATTTCCCGACCTGCATGAAATAATAGGGGAGCGCACGATCCATTGTACTCTCTATCAATCCCGTTTCCATCCATAACGTTTTCCGCACTTCCTGTAAAAATGCCTGAAGCTCAATGAGTGGGATTGGCCGTTCTCTTGTCAGTATGGCCTGTCGCTTTGTTAAATAAAAGTCATTTTGAATTTCCCATAGTTCAGTTGGTAGACTATCACGCGTTACCCGTGCATTTTCTCGAATCGCACGTAATGTGGCGTGGAGGGCATTACTATTTTTTTCAGAAAATAGAAGATAGTCAATCAATGGGTTAACTCGTACTGTATTGTAATTGTCTAAATATTCCTCCTTGGAGGCGCAAATATTTAACACTGCCTCCCAATGATCAATATAGTCATGTTCTTGCCCAGATTGCTCCAACATATTCAACAGCTGTATCTGTAATATATGTGCATTTGTTTGTGAGCGTTCACTATACCGAGCCATCCAGTACAACGCGTCGGCTACTCGACTTAGCATGCTGCAACTCCTCCTTTAAAATCCACGTATCCTTCGCACCACCACCCTGTGATGAATTCACAACGAGTGAGCCTTCTTCAAGTGCCACTCGTGATAAACCACCAGGTAAAACATAACAATCCTCGCCCTT is a genomic window containing:
- a CDS encoding transglutaminase family protein; protein product: MKFEIQHTNVFQYESEVDQSLNTIRLKPRSDERQRLLSYRIAITPSSLTREHTDIWGNTVGSFYIPEQHQTLEIHTSSIVSIQRAPFIHRIQYSPEMQTIFHSQLFYEHYLPYLKGTHFTFMTDQQLEEVYHAIGHAENPVLFSLNLMQYLYASFEYDPTATDVTTTASEAFALKRGVCQDFTHVMLAVLRAKGIPARYVSGYLYVDENSALIGDIATHAWVEVMIPGIGWIGLDPTNNVEVLENHIILCIGRDYSDISPVEGVYTGGKHDLTVKVSVKALNHL
- a CDS encoding alpha-E domain-containing protein; translated protein: MLSRVADALYWMARYSERSQTNAHILQIQLLNMLEQSGQEHDYIDHWEAVLNICASKEEYLDNYNTVRVNPLIDYLLFSEKNSNALHATLRAIRENARVTRDSLPTELWEIQNDFYLTKRQAILTRERPIPLIELQAFLQEVRKTLWMETGLIESTMDRALPYYFMQVGKWLERAEKTIRMTVIIVEQQKQAGLSLEERDGAFLLELAAARESFMRKHRQTNLQTVIRYLVQDEHCPSSVMYCLKKIEDAIMAIEHDALSSRFLTLQWNIRSLILAIDHIDFWQMTIEETITIMEERLSQCIAFSDTFSTIYHLYEPSVQP
- a CDS encoding tyrosine-type recombinase/integrase, which codes for MVTLKEAWDSYFLLLQSLKKSAATKKQYNMDGQQFLTFAHEQKYLYVDHQLKNLLKLYSDYLKETYSNINTFNHKIATLRGFVDFIFLREWVKPFDYQVILQPKKRQKEALQVLTNKQIMLIANVWPTYFQYAKTEEHAWLARRNGAIVQMLMETGCKPAELVRMKWSHIIEEHATIFIANRNGRREIKCSAVLMDMLAQYKKETAHLHGQEVGEWIWVSEASVAKPISTKTVERIFQTMSQDIGKNVRATDLRYTVMQRSFQQDKTLEHIQQEMGYVRKWVLTERQQRFE